One Keratinibaculum paraultunense genomic window carries:
- a CDS encoding S8 family peptidase codes for MKRILSLTMVLVLVVLMGVPVMAKGETEDMECVPGELIVSIRGDICTVQSAEDIVDQHISAINEEDFIVKKSLLENFDDSEGLQLRSVDDFKETVIEEMGYVYLVEYPMNKYETQEEAIEALKEIIEDNGLEVAQIEPNYVVHAIEEVVEDEELQIYDIHNNQRWQYEMIKVPQAWTITPGSMSVKIAVVDTGIDYNHQSLRNYVDTRLGKNFTTSNSSDFMDRAGHGTHVAGTIASYGIVSGVMKQGTLIPVKVLGDNGSGSVYGIIEGILHAANVGADVINMSLGGGGYVQAFDNACQTAMSKGVIIVAASGNESASRISYPAAYDGVIAVGAVDSYGRRASFSNYGTGLDVMAPGVNVYSTVPGNRYQYMSGTSMASPHVAGVAGLMRSANRYLSVNNARSIIRRTAQYAGDSYYYGYGIVNAYEAVKAAAGL; via the coding sequence ATGAAAAGAATATTAAGTTTAACGATGGTTTTAGTATTAGTAGTATTGATGGGCGTTCCTGTTATGGCAAAAGGAGAAACAGAAGATATGGAATGTGTTCCAGGAGAATTAATTGTTTCAATCCGGGGGGATATTTGTACGGTTCAAAGTGCAGAAGACATTGTAGATCAACATATTTCTGCTATTAATGAAGAAGATTTTATCGTAAAAAAATCACTTTTAGAAAATTTTGATGATAGTGAAGGTTTACAACTTAGAAGTGTCGATGATTTTAAAGAAACTGTAATTGAAGAAATGGGTTATGTTTATTTAGTAGAATATCCAATGAATAAGTACGAAACACAAGAAGAAGCAATAGAAGCTTTAAAAGAAATAATAGAAGATAATGGTTTAGAAGTAGCTCAGATTGAGCCAAACTATGTAGTACATGCAATAGAAGAAGTAGTAGAAGATGAGGAACTTCAAATTTATGATATTCACAATAATCAAAGATGGCAGTATGAAATGATTAAAGTACCACAAGCTTGGACTATTACTCCAGGTAGTATGAGTGTAAAAATAGCTGTAGTAGATACTGGAATTGACTATAATCACCAAAGTTTAAGAAACTATGTTGACACAAGGTTAGGGAAAAACTTTACAACTTCTAATAGTTCAGATTTTATGGATAGAGCTGGTCATGGTACTCACGTAGCAGGAACAATAGCTAGTTATGGTATAGTATCAGGAGTTATGAAACAAGGTACTTTAATACCAGTAAAAGTATTAGGCGATAATGGTAGTGGATCAGTTTATGGGATAATTGAAGGTATATTACATGCAGCTAATGTAGGAGCTGATGTAATTAATATGTCATTAGGTGGCGGAGGATATGTACAAGCATTTGATAATGCATGTCAAACAGCAATGTCAAAAGGTGTTATCATAGTAGCAGCTAGCGGTAATGAATCTGCATCTAGAATTAGTTATCCTGCAGCATATGATGGTGTAATAGCAGTAGGAGCTGTAGATTCATATGGTAGAAGAGCAAGTTTTTCTAATTATGGGACAGGCCTAGATGTCATGGCACCAGGAGTGAATGTATATAGTACAGTTCCTGGCAATAGATATCAATATATGTCTGGTACTTCAATGGCAAGCCCTCACGTAGCAGGAGTAGCAGGATTAATGAGGTCAGCTAATAGATATCTTTCTGTAAATAATGCAAGAAGTATAATAAGAAGAACTGCACAATATGCAGGTGATAGCTACTATTATGGTTATGGCATAGTGAATGCCTATGAAGCAGTTAAAGCAGCTGCAGGTTTATAA
- a CDS encoding helix-turn-helix domain-containing protein: MYYDLKSFGAEVRNIRNNLELTQSTVSELSDIHVDTIRKIENGKVLPTQETLDLLSPVLKKDLNALLLEHRLHDYHAFEEVKNRLESKLDKGEFETLSIELEDLKALLDNTLHPYFINSIYQLILMTEAIIFRHKHEDPLTALNKLVDAMKVTTPDFTLDNYSDFVYNSMELRILMNMALMINELQSTDKSLEIMKYCIESAKSAEPNDNIFPKICYNLSYTYHRLGRDKEALKYSNLGIDYCLKNRNYSGLNLLYFRRGIAEYFLKHDNYKDSLKKAVYFAEMLGHYELRDLFISNCKKYYNIDIL, encoded by the coding sequence TTGTACTATGATCTTAAAAGCTTTGGAGCAGAAGTACGTAACATCAGAAATAATTTAGAACTTACTCAAAGTACTGTTAGTGAACTTTCTGATATTCATGTAGATACCATAAGAAAAATTGAAAATGGTAAAGTACTTCCTACACAGGAAACTTTAGATTTACTATCCCCTGTATTGAAAAAAGATTTAAATGCACTTCTTCTTGAACATAGATTGCATGATTATCATGCTTTTGAAGAAGTAAAAAATAGATTAGAATCTAAGCTTGATAAAGGTGAATTTGAAACCTTATCTATAGAATTAGAGGACTTAAAGGCTCTGCTTGATAATACTCTGCACCCTTATTTTATAAATTCAATATATCAACTAATATTAATGACAGAAGCTATAATATTTAGGCATAAGCATGAGGATCCTCTTACAGCTTTAAATAAACTAGTAGATGCTATGAAAGTGACTACTCCTGATTTTACATTGGACAACTATTCAGATTTTGTATATAATTCCATGGAGTTAAGAATTTTAATGAATATGGCCTTAATGATAAATGAATTACAATCTACAGATAAAAGTTTAGAAATTATGAAATACTGCATAGAATCAGCAAAATCAGCAGAGCCCAATGATAATATTTTCCCCAAAATATGCTACAATTTATCTTATACTTATCATAGATTAGGTAGAGATAAAGAAGCTTTAAAATATTCTAATTTAGGTATAGACTATTGCCTTAAAAATAGAAATTATAGTGGATTAAATCTTTTGTATTTTAGAAGAGGTATTGCTGAATATTTTCTTAAGCATGATAATTATAAAGATTCTTTAAAAAAAGCTGTATATTTTGCTGAAATGTTAGGGCATTATGAGTTAAGAGACTTATTTATATCTAATTGCAAAAAGTACTATAACATAGATATATTATGA
- a CDS encoding ABC transporter ATP-binding protein, translated as MKIEAKEISLNIKGHVIFENISFTIEGPQMVAITGPSGCGKTSLLNCLGLIQKISNGAILINGKDCSNLTEKERIDFWQKQAAFIYQDYGIIEDENVRYNITFSNKQKNDKEISEILKQVGLINKIDTQASVLSGGEKQRLGIARALYKKAKFIFADEPTASLDAKNREIIIDLLKSCVNEGAIVILATHDERLSMICNSVINMGKI; from the coding sequence GTGAAAATAGAGGCTAAAGAAATATCTTTAAATATAAAAGGTCACGTTATATTTGAAAATATAAGTTTTACAATAGAAGGTCCACAAATGGTAGCAATAACAGGACCATCAGGATGTGGAAAAACTTCTTTATTAAATTGTCTGGGTTTAATACAGAAAATTTCGAATGGAGCAATATTAATTAATGGGAAAGATTGTTCGAATTTAACCGAAAAAGAAAGAATAGATTTTTGGCAAAAGCAAGCAGCATTTATTTATCAAGATTATGGAATCATTGAAGATGAAAATGTTAGGTATAACATTACATTTTCAAATAAGCAAAAGAATGATAAAGAAATAAGTGAAATATTAAAACAAGTTGGATTAATAAATAAAATAGATACACAAGCGTCTGTACTGTCTGGTGGAGAAAAACAGAGGCTTGGAATTGCAAGAGCATTGTATAAAAAGGCAAAATTTATTTTTGCAGATGAACCAACTGCTTCATTAGATGCAAAAAATAGAGAAATTATAATAGATTTATTAAAGAGTTGTGTAAATGAAGGAGCTATTGTTATATTAGCCACACATGATGAAAGGCTATCAATGATTTGCAATAGTGTAATAAATATGGGAAAAATATAA
- a CDS encoding DUF6619 domain-containing protein gives MKKVFSMSVVFITALVFALTVKSLEFNQRGEPFKAEIVMNLNTADTKTPKRTLIEELNNISKNSGGEIYKIVVDKENANNNQNIIWFGDKKPVSNNIIINQDEIRWLSKGVNGRLIHSTKMEEMTLSGTYHVSNNHDLLESLKEWAEKNQIKATFFEKQNTIKKIYGNFMSNPIGNSFLIANVFLLVVLLSYFLMKSKERSIKLLAGVKRIDIIRDDVKFVLQNSLIGSIIGSIIMTFYYAFTRGVEQINLIIKPTMLNVIFELMFIIGISALISVIVEPKASHIANREIPLKRFKTLGTTLKILTVLFALIVIPMTVTSAVITSKMANEHFFWDKMSKSFRLTFSNLDELFTDENIIQVQEFLRNMQNENSLSVSMAIDQSIEISSELQKSGFDHLIITDKSWIDNMGVGIGKKEENGVLREIKLDDIDFELKDFVERQMPLLINEEKLNTQNLKYYTFEGDKFLALAPNPGKMDATLQAENPLVILIENPADELNIKGFVIPALSTGNIVFSNRSILDKHLQNSPLKPLVISVDGIADLALQTAQKFKTQVVDYIVASLTLLVTVIFTGIFGAQLWANENKKKIYVMLTNGVSYMDIAKPDLRKDFLYTGLAIFLGSVICYQIRRVDIRTTSLVGLSTLILYTIFVRLAYRLHSKVVFEKSVHRE, from the coding sequence ATGAAAAAAGTGTTTAGTATGAGTGTTGTTTTTATTACTGCATTGGTTTTTGCTTTAACAGTTAAATCACTAGAATTCAATCAAAGAGGAGAGCCTTTTAAAGCTGAAATTGTTATGAATTTAAATACTGCTGATACAAAAACTCCTAAACGTACTCTTATTGAAGAATTAAATAATATTAGTAAAAATAGTGGTGGCGAAATATATAAAATTGTTGTTGATAAAGAAAATGCTAATAATAATCAAAATATTATTTGGTTTGGAGATAAAAAACCAGTATCTAATAATATCATTATAAATCAAGATGAGATTAGATGGCTATCTAAAGGAGTAAATGGAAGATTGATACACTCTACCAAAATGGAGGAAATGACACTTTCCGGAACATACCATGTTTCTAATAATCATGATTTGTTGGAGTCATTAAAGGAATGGGCAGAAAAGAATCAAATAAAAGCAACATTTTTTGAAAAACAAAATACAATAAAGAAAATTTATGGTAATTTTATGAGTAACCCAATAGGAAATTCTTTTTTGATTGCTAATGTTTTTTTATTAGTAGTGTTATTATCATACTTTTTGATGAAATCCAAGGAAAGATCAATTAAGTTATTAGCAGGAGTTAAACGAATTGATATTATAAGAGATGATGTTAAATTTGTATTACAAAATTCCTTGATTGGTAGTATAATTGGAAGTATAATAATGACATTTTACTATGCATTTACAAGAGGTGTTGAGCAAATAAATTTAATCATAAAACCTACTATGTTAAATGTAATTTTTGAACTAATGTTTATAATTGGTATAAGTGCGTTGATTTCAGTTATTGTGGAGCCAAAAGCAAGTCATATAGCAAATAGAGAAATACCTTTAAAGAGATTTAAAACATTGGGAACAACTTTGAAAATATTAACTGTATTGTTTGCTTTAATAGTAATACCAATGACGGTTACATCTGCAGTTATTACAAGCAAAATGGCAAATGAACATTTCTTTTGGGACAAGATGAGTAAAAGCTTTAGATTAACATTTTCAAATCTTGATGAATTATTTACTGACGAAAATATTATACAAGTTCAGGAGTTTTTAAGAAATATGCAAAATGAAAATAGTCTAAGTGTGTCAATGGCAATTGATCAAAGTATAGAAATATCTAGCGAACTACAGAAATCAGGTTTTGATCACTTGATTATAACAGATAAATCATGGATTGATAATATGGGAGTTGGCATAGGAAAAAAAGAAGAGAATGGTGTGTTAAGAGAGATTAAACTTGATGATATTGATTTTGAACTGAAAGATTTTGTGGAAAGGCAAATGCCATTGTTGATAAATGAAGAAAAATTAAATACACAAAACTTAAAATATTATACTTTTGAAGGAGATAAATTTCTTGCATTAGCTCCCAATCCAGGTAAAATGGATGCAACCTTACAAGCTGAAAATCCTTTAGTAATATTAATAGAAAATCCTGCTGATGAATTAAATATTAAAGGCTTTGTAATACCTGCTTTATCTACTGGAAATATTGTTTTTTCAAATAGATCAATACTAGATAAACACTTACAAAATAGTCCATTAAAACCTTTGGTAATTTCTGTTGATGGTATAGCTGATTTGGCTTTACAAACGGCACAAAAATTTAAAACTCAAGTAGTGGATTATATAGTAGCAAGCTTGACACTTTTAGTTACAGTAATATTTACAGGAATTTTTGGAGCACAGTTATGGGCAAATGAAAATAAAAAGAAAATATATGTTATGCTCACAAATGGAGTATCATATATGGACATAGCAAAGCCTGATCTTAGAAAAGATTTTTTATATACAGGTTTAGCTATTTTTCTTGGTTCAGTCATATGCTATCAGATTAGGAGAGTTGATATACGTACAACATCTTTAGTTGGGTTAAGTACTTTAATTTTATATACAATATTTGTTCGCTTAGCATATAGATTGCATTCAAAAGTAGTTTTTGAAAAGAGTGTACATAGAGAGTGA
- a CDS encoding TetR/AcrR family transcriptional regulator, producing the protein MVEKRRKEILDAATEIFSRYGYYGAKMEDIAKKAGIGKGTIYSYFDSKEALFYEMIKHAIEEYEKGLDKALNIEGALEERLHVLCQFHGKYLSKYIDITQIIVMEREVFSKELVRELIKEKTRLFNRVKNAVKNAISKGELRDDLDPHLASIIIIGSIGKFYGEKICYGREKLNKIDPKGLIDTILRGLK; encoded by the coding sequence ATGGTAGAAAAAAGAAGAAAAGAAATATTAGATGCAGCCACAGAGATTTTTTCAAGATATGGTTATTATGGAGCTAAGATGGAGGATATTGCCAAAAAAGCAGGAATAGGGAAAGGTACTATATATAGTTATTTTGATAGCAAAGAAGCACTATTTTATGAGATGATAAAACATGCAATAGAAGAATATGAAAAGGGACTAGACAAGGCATTAAATATAGAAGGGGCATTGGAGGAAAGATTACATGTATTATGTCAATTTCATGGGAAGTATTTAAGCAAATATATAGATATAACTCAAATAATAGTGATGGAAAGAGAAGTGTTTTCCAAGGAATTGGTAAGAGAACTCATAAAGGAAAAAACTCGACTATTTAATAGAGTGAAAAATGCTGTAAAAAATGCTATTAGCAAAGGAGAACTAAGGGATGATTTAGATCCTCACTTGGCATCCATTATAATAATAGGTTCCATAGGGAAATTTTATGGAGAGAAAATTTGCTATGGAAGAGAAAAATTAAATAAAATAGATCCCAAGGGGTTAATAGATACAATACTAAGAGGATTGAAATAA
- a CDS encoding efflux RND transporter permease subunit, with translation MLSKFSVKKPYTIVVAVIAVLILGVMSFMNLDTDLLPSIDLPYIVIMTTYPGASPEEVEMIVTKPIEQSVATVNNIKNVSSISKENASVVILEFNSDTNMDSATIEINSMLDLVKPAWNDYNIGSPMLMKLNPEMLPVMISAVDVKDSDIVEISQLVNEEIIPELESINGVASVTGIGLLEEKIEVALDEGKIEEINKKILEAVDSELAQAEEQLTKAQREIEEGKRKLESEESKHMGQLTQGEEQIKSAKQKIASAESKISSGKRELIKTRDELNKGLKEIEEKEKALKAQEEALLSLGDKMREEDKIKLEEIRKNLDIISQKKIETTKGLEQVQAKLIELEKEEENLKSKKAELASKEQDIKTGKIQLTVEMDKARNKLESGEKELNEKLEEFEKAKEEAFKKASLEGALTTDMISKILSAQNFSMPAGYITDEEGTKKLVKVGDKIEDVSEMENLLLFDTGEDVIGKIYLKDVADVYMKDNAEDVYAKVNGNDAVILSIQKQSTFLTSDIANAIRDKMDELTKEHEDVTFTNLMDQGIYIDMVIESVLKNIIYGGILAIVVLILFLRDIRPTFIIAVSIPISIIFAIAMMYFTGVSINVISLAGLALGVGMLVDNSIVVIENIYRLRQEENMGIIEAAIEGAREISGAITISTLTTACVFLPIVFVEGISRQLFVDMGLTIAYSLLASLLVALTLVPTMASGMLKEVNGKERHKFENFKNGYEKLLRGALNHRGIIMIIVAVLFVGSMFGGFSMGTSFIPEMDAPQMGMTVEMPKGVSTNEARDMADAVTEKLLGIEEIETIGAFHSEAMGGIGGQSNGDSISFYLLLDEDKDISNDEVKKKILDATKDLDCTVTVSASGMDISIAGSGIEVMIKGKDMDTLQDIAKDIAKLLKETEGIVEVDDGIEEDLEEIRIVVDKEKSMENGLTVAQVFSHINSIIGKEEVSTTLSTKNKDYPVIVVNKKHEDITKEDLKDLTIKGKKGEEEVEVKLEDIATITEAQGLSSIRRDSQERYITVKGELDVDYNIGLVSSDFEKKLKDYSIPEGYTVELTGEKERIDESLWDLTKMILLAIVLIYLIMVAQFQSLLSPFIILFTIPLAFTGGMLALIITGYEISLIAMLGFLVLSGIVVNNGIVFIDYTNQLRDRGYDKTEALVLAGKTRMRPILMTAITTIFGLSTLSAGVGTGSEMLQPLAIVSIGGLVYATVLTLFVVPIMYHLLNKDDPDGGPVPVEGEN, from the coding sequence ATGTTATCAAAATTTAGCGTAAAAAAACCTTATACAATTGTCGTTGCAGTAATTGCTGTATTGATTTTAGGAGTTATGTCCTTTATGAATTTGGATACGGATTTACTTCCCAGTATAGATTTGCCCTACATAGTTATAATGACCACATATCCTGGGGCAAGTCCAGAAGAAGTAGAGATGATAGTAACAAAACCTATAGAGCAATCTGTTGCTACAGTCAATAATATTAAGAATGTAAGCTCTATATCTAAAGAAAATGCATCTGTTGTCATATTGGAGTTTAACAGTGATACCAATATGGACTCAGCCACAATAGAGATAAATAGCATGTTGGATTTAGTTAAACCTGCATGGAATGATTATAATATAGGTTCACCTATGTTAATGAAACTAAATCCAGAAATGCTACCAGTTATGATATCAGCAGTAGATGTAAAAGATTCAGATATAGTAGAAATATCACAATTGGTAAATGAAGAAATAATTCCTGAACTGGAAAGCATAAATGGAGTAGCATCTGTAACAGGTATAGGACTGTTAGAAGAAAAAATTGAAGTGGCATTAGATGAGGGAAAAATAGAGGAAATAAATAAAAAGATATTAGAAGCAGTAGACTCAGAATTAGCCCAAGCAGAAGAACAATTAACAAAAGCTCAAAGGGAAATTGAAGAAGGCAAAAGAAAATTAGAATCAGAAGAATCAAAGCATATGGGTCAACTAACTCAAGGAGAAGAACAAATAAAGTCGGCCAAACAAAAAATAGCATCGGCAGAATCTAAAATATCTTCTGGGAAAAGAGAACTTATAAAAACTAGAGATGAATTAAATAAAGGATTAAAGGAAATAGAGGAGAAAGAAAAAGCATTAAAAGCTCAGGAAGAAGCTTTATTATCTCTAGGGGATAAAATGCGAGAAGAAGATAAAATAAAATTAGAGGAGATAAGGAAAAATTTAGACATAATATCCCAAAAGAAAATTGAAACTACTAAAGGGCTAGAACAAGTTCAAGCTAAACTTATAGAATTAGAAAAAGAAGAAGAAAACCTTAAATCTAAAAAAGCTGAATTGGCTAGCAAGGAACAAGATATAAAGACAGGGAAAATTCAGCTAACTGTAGAAATGGATAAAGCAAGAAATAAGCTTGAAAGTGGAGAGAAGGAATTAAATGAAAAGCTAGAAGAATTTGAAAAGGCAAAAGAAGAAGCATTTAAAAAAGCCTCCTTAGAAGGTGCATTAACTACTGATATGATATCTAAAATATTATCAGCACAAAACTTTTCCATGCCAGCAGGTTATATAACTGATGAAGAAGGAACAAAGAAGTTGGTTAAAGTAGGGGATAAAATAGAAGATGTATCTGAAATGGAGAATTTATTGTTATTTGATACAGGAGAAGATGTAATAGGTAAAATTTATTTAAAAGATGTAGCAGATGTATATATGAAAGATAATGCAGAAGATGTATATGCTAAAGTAAATGGAAATGATGCAGTAATATTGTCAATACAAAAGCAAAGTACATTTTTAACATCAGATATAGCTAATGCTATTAGAGATAAAATGGATGAATTAACTAAAGAGCATGAAGATGTAACCTTTACTAACCTAATGGACCAAGGAATATATATAGATATGGTCATAGAATCAGTGCTTAAAAACATAATATATGGCGGAATATTAGCCATAGTAGTCCTTATATTATTCTTAAGGGACATAAGACCTACATTTATAATAGCTGTATCCATCCCTATAAGTATAATATTTGCAATTGCAATGATGTACTTTACTGGAGTTTCAATAAATGTAATTTCTTTAGCTGGATTGGCTCTAGGCGTGGGAATGCTGGTAGATAACTCTATAGTAGTAATAGAAAATATATATCGTTTAAGACAAGAAGAAAATATGGGAATAATAGAAGCTGCCATAGAAGGAGCAAGGGAGATTTCAGGTGCTATTACTATATCCACTCTTACCACTGCATGTGTGTTTTTACCTATAGTGTTTGTTGAAGGCATATCCCGTCAATTATTTGTAGATATGGGGCTTACTATAGCTTATTCTTTACTAGCAAGTTTATTAGTGGCTCTCACACTGGTACCTACTATGGCATCAGGTATGCTAAAGGAAGTTAATGGAAAAGAAAGGCATAAATTTGAAAACTTTAAAAATGGCTATGAAAAATTGCTTAGAGGTGCATTAAATCATAGAGGGATTATAATGATTATTGTAGCTGTTTTATTTGTAGGTAGCATGTTTGGAGGATTTTCCATGGGGACCTCATTTATACCAGAGATGGATGCACCTCAAATGGGTATGACTGTAGAGATGCCAAAGGGCGTTAGCACGAATGAAGCTAGAGATATGGCAGATGCTGTAACGGAGAAACTACTTGGAATAGAAGAAATTGAAACCATAGGGGCATTTCATAGTGAAGCCATGGGAGGAATAGGAGGACAGAGCAATGGAGATTCCATATCCTTCTATCTATTATTAGATGAAGATAAAGATATAAGTAATGATGAAGTGAAGAAAAAGATACTTGATGCAACTAAGGATTTAGATTGTACTGTAACTGTAAGTGCAAGTGGAATGGATATATCAATTGCTGGTTCAGGAATAGAAGTAATGATAAAAGGTAAAGACATGGATACATTACAGGATATAGCTAAGGATATAGCAAAGCTACTTAAGGAAACAGAAGGGATAGTGGAAGTAGATGATGGAATAGAGGAAGATTTAGAAGAGATTAGAATTGTAGTAGATAAGGAAAAGTCTATGGAAAATGGATTAACTGTAGCCCAAGTATTTTCCCATATTAATTCCATAATAGGGAAGGAAGAAGTTTCCACTACTTTATCTACAAAAAATAAGGATTATCCAGTAATAGTGGTGAATAAGAAACATGAAGATATTACCAAAGAGGACTTAAAGGATTTAACCATTAAAGGTAAAAAAGGTGAAGAAGAAGTAGAAGTAAAATTAGAAGATATTGCAACTATTACTGAAGCTCAAGGTTTATCATCCATAAGAAGGGATTCTCAAGAAAGATATATAACTGTTAAGGGAGAATTAGATGTAGACTATAATATAGGTCTTGTAAGTAGTGATTTTGAAAAGAAACTAAAGGACTATTCCATACCAGAAGGATATACAGTTGAACTAACAGGAGAAAAAGAAAGAATAGATGAATCTTTATGGGATTTAACTAAGATGATACTTTTAGCCATTGTGCTTATATATCTTATAATGGTAGCACAATTTCAATCATTACTTTCGCCATTTATAATACTATTTACCATACCTTTAGCATTTACTGGAGGAATGCTTGCATTAATCATTACAGGATATGAAATTAGTTTAATTGCTATGTTAGGATTCTTGGTATTAAGTGGTATAGTAGTAAACAATGGTATAGTATTTATAGACTATACTAATCAGTTGAGAGATAGAGGATATGATAAAACAGAAGCTCTAGTATTAGCAGGAAAAACTCGTATGAGACCAATACTTATGACAGCTATTACCACTATATTTGGATTATCTACTTTATCAGCAGGAGTAGGAACAGGTTCAGAGATGTTACAGCCCCTTGCTATAGTGTCCATAGGAGGACTAGTATATGCTACAGTTCTTACATTGTTTGTAGTGCCAATAATGTATCACTTATTAAACAAGGATGATCCAGATGGAGGTCCTGTTCCAGTAGAAGGTGAGAACTAA
- a CDS encoding phosphoribosylaminoimidazolesuccinocarboxamide synthase, whose protein sequence is MELVNKGKTKDVYKLENGNYLLKFKDDVTGEDGVFDPGANKVGLTIEGAGRSALKLSKYFFELLEEKGIPTHYIDADVEEATMTVKPAKVFGNGLEMICRYRAVGSFLRRYGMYAKEGQPLDALVEVTIKDDERNDPLITEDALCMLGILTHDEYETLKELTIKISNIVKEELAKKGIELYDIKLEFGKIGDEIVLIDEISGGNMRAYKDGKYIEPLELEKLILND, encoded by the coding sequence ATGGAATTAGTAAATAAGGGTAAGACAAAAGATGTTTATAAATTAGAAAATGGAAATTACCTTTTAAAATTTAAGGATGATGTAACAGGGGAGGATGGAGTATTTGATCCAGGAGCCAACAAGGTGGGACTTACTATTGAAGGAGCAGGACGTTCAGCCCTTAAATTATCTAAATATTTCTTTGAATTATTAGAAGAAAAAGGAATTCCCACTCATTATATAGATGCAGATGTTGAAGAAGCAACTATGACTGTAAAACCAGCAAAGGTATTTGGGAATGGATTAGAAATGATTTGTCGGTATAGAGCTGTGGGAAGCTTTTTACGCCGGTATGGAATGTATGCTAAGGAAGGGCAACCCTTAGATGCATTAGTGGAGGTTACTATTAAGGATGATGAAAGAAATGATCCACTCATTACTGAAGATGCCTTATGTATGTTGGGAATATTGACTCATGATGAGTATGAAACTTTAAAGGAATTGACTATAAAAATTAGCAATATAGTTAAAGAGGAATTAGCTAAAAAAGGTATAGAATTATATGATATTAAACTGGAATTTGGTAAAATTGGAGATGAAATTGTATTAATAGACGAGATTTCTGGAGGAAACATGAGAGCTTACAAAGATGGAAAATATATTGAACCTTTAGAATTGGAAAAATTGATACTCAATGATTAA